One region of Malania oleifera isolate guangnan ecotype guangnan chromosome 6, ASM2987363v1, whole genome shotgun sequence genomic DNA includes:
- the LOC131157880 gene encoding uncharacterized protein LOC131157880, whose amino-acid sequence MAASSRRSGPVLRSLSPSGRFCSSPTPSSSFASSTSSFSSRFTGSFHRSASPTRVNLYGACPSASSVRFSLDRPISPSRSISVAPRNTVVKKQGGPRPAPTVQKRTCMCSPTTHPGSFRCSLHKNQNTHASPFQSNRLNARRSAMTNSLVRIGTVEGDLVKRALAALIRPSSHQQRRRSSFQPRPSRLSVMSKAEDP is encoded by the coding sequence ATGGCGGCTTCGTCTCGAAGATCTGGACCAGTACTCCGATCTCTCTCTCCTTCCGGCAGGTTCTGCTCTTCTCCGACTCCGTCCTCGTCTTTCGCCTCATCCACTTCGAGCTTTTCCTCTCGCTTCACCGGTTCTTTCCACAGATCCGCTTCTCCTACGCGCGTGAACTTGTACGGCGCGTGTCCGTCGGCGAGTTCCGTGCGCTTCTCGCTGGATCGGCCGATTTCCCCGAGCAGGTCGATCTCTGTTGCTCCGCGCAACACGGTGGTGAAAAAGCAGGGCGGTCCGCGCCCGGCGCCGACGGTCCAGAAGAGGACTTGTATGTGCTCGCCAACGACGCATCCCGGCTCGTTCCGTTGCAGCCTCCACAAGAATCAGAATACCCACGCCAGTCCGTTCCAGTCGAACCGGCTCAACGCGCGCCGGTCCGCGATGACGAACTCGTTGGTTCGAATCGGTACCGTCGAGGGAGACCTCGTGAAGAGAGCTCTCGCTGCGCTGATCCGACCTTCGTCTCACCAGCAGCGCCGTCGTTCCTCGTTCCAGCCGAGGCCTAGTCGCCTCTCCGTCATGTCTAAAGCCGAAGATCCGTAA